Proteins from a genomic interval of Ndongobacter massiliensis:
- a CDS encoding ribose-phosphate pyrophosphokinase yields MNTVGMKVFSGTSNRPLAEKICKHLGKPLGDLTVSHFADGEISVTINETVRGHDVFLIQPTSEPVNEHLMEALIIADALKRASVATINLVMPYYGYARQDRKTRGREPITAKLVADLITSAGVDRVVTLDLHAGQIQGYFDIPLDHFQAGRLLASYFQDKVGENPEDWIVVSPDLGGVTRARAFSHLLHLPIAIIEKVRPRPNESVVVDVIGKVKNKHCIIIDDIIDTAGTITNAADFLQEEGAREVYITASHAILSGSAVERIQNSCVKKCVVTDSIILPEEKRIDKIEVVSISHLMAEAISRISNNRSVSGLFV; encoded by the coding sequence ATGAATACGGTCGGAATGAAGGTGTTTTCCGGAACATCGAATCGCCCCTTGGCGGAAAAAATCTGTAAACACCTTGGGAAGCCATTGGGCGATTTGACAGTCAGTCATTTTGCGGACGGGGAAATTAGCGTCACTATCAACGAGACCGTGCGCGGCCACGACGTTTTTCTCATCCAGCCGACTTCGGAACCGGTTAATGAACACCTGATGGAAGCCTTGATCATTGCGGATGCACTGAAACGCGCTTCCGTCGCGACCATCAATCTTGTGATGCCGTATTACGGCTATGCGCGTCAGGACCGCAAAACGCGCGGCCGCGAGCCCATCACCGCGAAATTGGTCGCCGATCTGATTACGAGCGCCGGCGTGGACCGCGTAGTGACGCTTGATTTGCACGCCGGACAGATTCAGGGCTATTTCGACATTCCCTTGGACCACTTTCAGGCGGGTCGCTTATTGGCCTCCTATTTTCAGGACAAGGTGGGGGAGAATCCCGAGGACTGGATCGTCGTATCCCCCGATTTGGGCGGCGTGACGCGTGCCCGTGCATTTTCACATTTGCTGCATCTGCCCATAGCCATTATCGAAAAGGTTCGTCCGCGGCCGAATGAATCTGTTGTGGTGGATGTGATTGGAAAAGTCAAAAATAAGCACTGCATCATCATCGATGACATTATCGACACTGCGGGGACGATTACGAATGCCGCCGATTTCCTGCAAGAGGAGGGCGCGCGCGAAGTCTACATTACCGCCTCCCATGCGATTTTGAGCGGCTCGGCGGTGGAGCGCATTCAAAATTCCTGTGTGAAGAAATGCGTTGTGACCGATTCCATCATCTTGCCGGAAGAAAAGCGCATCGATAAGATAGAGGTCGTCTCCATTTCGCATCTGATGGCAGAGGCGATCAGCCGCATTTCGAACAATCGGTCAGTCAGCGGGTTGTTCGTATGA
- a CDS encoding DapH/DapD/GlmU-related protein: protein MQANQKQAVVMDSPFLCALRAAGRERLATVLGWSPAQYRAKIEQEGTAFLQEAQKSYTEGAPQLFVAEAYYTLNGEKFAYFLRQQTPAVLRDGKGALLAIHLPVAVAKTLDPESYAPGSCIDEFARGLDLRYAFEYIDDESYRADTLEDCSAIEQALAEEVRKRHRACAVRIDGDQVLIGPAVRIGAGTQIRGAVELFGETVIGEDVVILGPSRVVDSSIADRVRIESSVIESSAMQAGSNIGPFSHLRPGAQIGEDVHIGNFVEVKKASLGTGTKAGHLAYIGDADVGAGVNISCGVIFCNYDGTFKHHTVVEDQAFIGSNANLVAPVHIEKEAYVAAGSTITKRVESGALGLERAKQENRSGYAAMKKARDQRIKAEASAQKPAAQKEEKQ, encoded by the coding sequence ATGCAAGCGAATCAGAAGCAAGCCGTAGTGATGGATTCTCCGTTTCTTTGTGCCTTGCGTGCCGCCGGGCGGGAGCGCTTGGCGACCGTCTTGGGATGGAGTCCTGCACAATATCGAGCGAAGATTGAGCAGGAAGGCACCGCCTTTCTGCAGGAAGCACAGAAATCTTATACAGAAGGAGCGCCACAATTATTTGTAGCGGAAGCCTACTATACGCTGAATGGCGAAAAGTTCGCCTATTTTTTACGCCAACAAACCCCTGCCGTTTTACGGGACGGAAAGGGAGCCCTGTTGGCGATTCATTTGCCGGTCGCTGTGGCAAAGACGCTTGACCCGGAGAGCTATGCGCCCGGATCCTGTATTGATGAATTTGCCAGAGGATTGGATCTGCGCTATGCGTTCGAGTACATTGATGATGAATCCTACCGCGCAGATACCTTGGAAGATTGTTCCGCGATTGAACAGGCATTGGCGGAAGAAGTCCGCAAGCGCCACCGGGCATGTGCGGTGCGCATCGATGGCGATCAGGTGTTGATCGGTCCGGCGGTGCGGATTGGCGCGGGGACGCAAATTCGCGGTGCGGTGGAACTCTTCGGAGAAACGGTGATCGGAGAAGACGTTGTCATTTTAGGTCCCAGTCGCGTTGTCGATTCGTCCATCGCGGATCGCGTGCGCATTGAGAGCAGTGTTATCGAATCCTCCGCGATGCAGGCTGGATCCAACATCGGACCCTTCTCACACCTGCGTCCCGGTGCTCAAATCGGCGAAGACGTACACATCGGAAATTTTGTCGAAGTGAAGAAAGCGTCTTTGGGAACGGGAACAAAAGCGGGGCATCTGGCTTATATCGGGGATGCCGATGTGGGCGCCGGTGTGAATATCAGCTGCGGCGTCATTTTCTGTAACTACGACGGTACCTTTAAGCATCATACCGTGGTGGAGGATCAGGCATTTATCGGATCCAATGCGAACCTGGTGGCCCCGGTGCATATCGAGAAAGAAGCCTATGTGGCGGCCGGATCGACAATCACGAAGCGGGTGGAAAGCGGCGCACTGGGTTTGGAGCGAGCCAAGCAGGAAAACCGCAGCGGCTATGCGGCAATGAAGAAGGCGCGGGATCAGCGCATCAAAGCCGAAGCGTCGGCGCAAAAACCGGCGGCGCAGAAGGAGGAAAAACAATGA
- a CDS encoding tetratricopeptide repeat protein, with protein MSASSAAHPVAAMEPRFASVIASICLQGTEKMGFLEMKAGAPAVRGIDFSGHALPIRRSELVQQVQNQKDADTMALEPVLSGMVYMLGMDPDFREAPFYRKILATLKSDPVQYAISVGHRALQESSAVTEKASRLFALAAMRAAFLWDSERTDAAVAYGDVLWRTAEVRTQVSEREALDTCGKRLLEQVLRRDEKTPQALLSLGERAARQGDFLTSDGYLKKALSCTEDPKRIDVILRYREAIAADVALANALYFIRRADYRKAEEYLLRAQKKGERYDVSYYLGVCYANVGLFSEAVCAFRTALTQGADFPEAYRDCAFALAGNGEGAQALQMLARGLQKFPADLRMRYNRAVLLGEAGKVSEALSDCDFILEYADLSDEMFNQVMQLKEALTRA; from the coding sequence ATGAGCGCGTCATCCGCTGCGCATCCGGTTGCTGCGATGGAGCCCCGCTTTGCGAGCGTCATTGCATCCATTTGTCTGCAAGGGACGGAGAAAATGGGGTTTTTGGAGATGAAAGCCGGTGCGCCGGCTGTCCGCGGGATTGATTTTTCGGGTCATGCGCTGCCGATCCGACGCAGTGAGCTGGTGCAGCAGGTACAAAATCAAAAGGACGCCGATACTATGGCATTGGAACCGGTACTATCGGGCATGGTGTACATGCTGGGCATGGATCCGGATTTCCGGGAGGCGCCGTTCTATCGTAAAATTTTAGCGACCTTAAAAAGCGACCCCGTGCAATATGCAATTTCCGTCGGGCACCGCGCATTACAGGAGTCGAGCGCAGTGACGGAAAAGGCGTCGCGGCTTTTTGCGCTGGCTGCGATGCGCGCCGCCTTCCTTTGGGATTCCGAGCGAACGGACGCTGCTGTCGCTTATGGGGATGTATTGTGGCGCACCGCAGAGGTGCGGACGCAAGTTTCCGAGCGCGAAGCGTTGGATACATGTGGCAAGCGCCTGTTGGAACAGGTGCTGCGCCGGGACGAAAAAACGCCGCAGGCCCTGCTTTCATTGGGAGAACGGGCCGCTCGCCAGGGAGATTTTCTGACCTCCGACGGTTATTTGAAAAAGGCGCTGTCCTGTACCGAAGATCCGAAGCGCATCGACGTGATACTGCGGTATCGCGAAGCTATCGCCGCGGACGTTGCACTCGCCAATGCCTTGTACTTTATTCGCCGAGCAGATTATCGAAAAGCGGAAGAGTACCTGCTTCGCGCGCAGAAAAAAGGGGAACGATATGATGTTTCCTATTATCTGGGCGTCTGTTATGCAAATGTGGGCTTATTTTCCGAGGCGGTGTGCGCCTTTCGCACCGCATTGACACAGGGCGCCGATTTTCCAGAAGCGTATCGCGACTGTGCCTTTGCCCTTGCCGGAAACGGCGAGGGTGCGCAAGCGTTGCAGATGCTCGCTCGGGGACTTCAAAAATTCCCCGCCGATCTGCGGATGCGCTACAATCGCGCCGTCTTGTTGGGCGAAGCGGGCAAGGTTTCGGAGGCGCTTTCGGATTGTGACTTTATTTTGGAATATGCCGATTTGTCGGACGAGATGTTCAATCAGGTCATGCAGCTGAAAGAGGCGCTAACAAGAGCGTAG
- the pth gene encoding aminoacyl-tRNA hydrolase, which translates to MMYLIVGLGNPGKRYELTRHNVGFRTIDALATQWGADVSMKKWDALVGEVRRGTDRILLAKPQTFMNASGKSVAQMAQFYKLEPENILVIHDDIDIELGHIRIRAKGSAGTHNGARSVVQELGSDAFGRVKLSIGRRPPFMDLAEFVLSTFEERQKAAIREEIAAAAQAVEQILEEGYDAAMNAFNGWVAPSVPVLSEEEKSQLAAARAVQAAFHPKACGD; encoded by the coding sequence ATGATGTACTTGATCGTTGGGCTCGGCAATCCGGGGAAACGCTACGAATTGACGCGCCATAATGTCGGTTTTCGGACGATCGACGCGCTCGCCACGCAATGGGGGGCGGATGTGTCGATGAAGAAATGGGACGCATTGGTGGGTGAAGTGCGCCGGGGCACCGATCGCATTTTGCTGGCAAAACCACAGACATTCATGAATGCGTCCGGGAAGTCCGTGGCACAGATGGCGCAATTTTATAAATTGGAACCCGAGAACATTCTCGTCATTCATGACGACATTGACATTGAACTGGGTCATATCCGCATTCGAGCAAAGGGATCGGCGGGTACGCACAACGGCGCGCGTTCCGTTGTACAGGAGCTGGGCAGCGATGCCTTCGGGCGCGTGAAACTCTCCATTGGACGGCGTCCGCCTTTTATGGATCTGGCGGAATTTGTACTATCCACCTTTGAAGAGCGCCAGAAAGCGGCAATCCGCGAAGAAATCGCGGCGGCAGCGCAAGCTGTGGAGCAAATATTGGAAGAAGGGTATGACGCGGCGATGAACGCATTTAACGGGTGGGTTGCCCCTTCCGTTCCGGTGCTGAGTGAAGAGGAAAAGAGCCAGCTTGCTGCCGCGCGAGCGGTGCAGGCGGCATTTCATCCGAAAGCCTGCGGAGACTGA
- the murC gene encoding UDP-N-acetylmuramate--L-alanine ligase, with translation MFEFHYPSHDYRSVHFIGIGGVGMSGMAELLHAKGYLVTGSDSLNSKHTEHLQAIGIPVHIGQNASNIQNQDLFVYTDAIPETNEELVAARATGKPCVSRGVFLGALMRNYKHSIAVSGSHGKSTTTSMLTKILLSAPTDPTILLGGSLDEIEGNVRVGTDDYFLAEACEYKRNICHYYPQIAIILNIDEDHLDYYRDLDDIVDAFIDYMGNLNEDSIVILNADDAPSLRLLPHVPGKAVTFAIDNPQADYHIQNITFDPIGHPAFDLHLPDNTVEHFQLGILGRFNVIDATAAIIAAHQTGLSAEEIRVGIEGYHSLHRRLERIGTYREATVMTDYAHHPREIRVTLEALAEHKTGRLFCVFQPHTYARTRTLMKQFIECFDPADTVLLTKTFSVREIPDGSARSEDVVEKLVARGVDAHYAETMEDAERFLETHVRPNDLIVAMGAGSIDNLAYRLANAWPVLA, from the coding sequence ATGTTTGAATTTCATTATCCGTCGCACGACTATCGCTCCGTGCACTTTATCGGCATCGGTGGCGTCGGTATGTCGGGTATGGCGGAGCTGCTTCATGCGAAGGGCTATCTTGTAACCGGCTCCGACTCATTAAACAGCAAACACACGGAACACTTACAAGCGATCGGCATTCCCGTTCACATCGGACAAAATGCCTCAAATATACAAAATCAAGATCTTTTTGTTTACACCGATGCCATTCCGGAAACCAATGAAGAATTGGTCGCCGCCCGGGCAACCGGCAAGCCTTGCGTCAGCCGCGGCGTTTTTCTCGGCGCGCTGATGCGCAATTACAAACATTCCATCGCCGTCTCCGGCTCGCACGGAAAATCAACGACGACGTCCATGTTGACAAAAATTCTTCTCAGCGCACCGACGGATCCGACCATTCTCTTGGGCGGTTCGCTCGATGAAATTGAAGGCAATGTCCGCGTGGGCACCGACGATTATTTTCTTGCCGAAGCCTGCGAATACAAGCGCAATATCTGTCACTACTATCCGCAAATTGCGATTATTTTGAATATTGATGAAGACCATCTCGACTATTATCGGGATCTCGACGATATTGTCGATGCGTTTATCGACTATATGGGCAATCTCAACGAAGACTCCATTGTCATCCTCAACGCGGACGATGCCCCTTCCCTGCGGCTGTTGCCACATGTGCCCGGAAAAGCGGTCACCTTTGCGATCGACAATCCGCAGGCGGACTACCATATTCAAAACATCACATTCGATCCGATTGGGCACCCCGCGTTTGATCTGCATCTGCCCGACAACACCGTGGAACATTTCCAACTCGGCATTTTAGGGCGTTTCAATGTCATCGATGCTACCGCTGCCATTATTGCGGCGCATCAGACGGGTCTGAGCGCGGAAGAAATTCGTGTGGGCATCGAAGGCTATCATTCGCTGCATCGCCGCCTGGAGCGCATCGGAACGTACCGGGAAGCGACGGTGATGACCGATTATGCGCATCACCCGCGTGAAATTCGCGTGACGCTCGAAGCGTTGGCGGAGCATAAAACCGGTCGTTTGTTTTGCGTTTTTCAGCCGCACACCTATGCCCGCACGCGCACGCTGATGAAACAATTCATCGAATGCTTCGATCCGGCGGACACCGTTCTTCTCACCAAGACTTTCAGCGTTCGGGAAATTCCCGACGGCAGCGCCCGCTCGGAAGACGTCGTCGAAAAACTCGTGGCACGCGGTGTGGATGCCCACTATGCAGAAACGATGGAAGATGCGGAACGCTTCCTTGAAACGCATGTCCGGCCAAACGACCTCATCGTCGCCATGGGCGCGGGCAGCATCGACAATCTGGCGTACCGACTGGCAAATGCATGGCCCGTATTGGCGTAA
- the argS gene encoding arginine--tRNA ligase, which produces MRNFKREIAETLARLELGLGAGQIEEALETPPSRELGDYAFPCFPLARTLRKNPAIIAQEIAQAIDADFLEKVETKGAYLNFFISPAAIAETTLTEVFRRQNRYGATEQGRGQHVCIEFSSTNIAKPFHIGHIRSTVQGDALAAIYEFLGYETVRINYLGDYGTQFGMLIRAFQRWGDETALSADPIANLLALYVRYNEEMGKDPALREEARASFAALERGEETEMALWKRFKELSLQEFQRIYELLEIRFDSWDGEYFHSQFIPQVLEELREKNLLIEDDGAMIVPLSEDIPPAMILKSNGTSTYLVRDIATALYRKRTYDFVESIYVVGTQQSLHFRQLKEVLAKMGHTWAKEVHHVGFGMISLQEGSMSTRSGRVVFLEDVLNQAIEKTAEIMAARNPDLENRAQVAREVGIGAVKFQELYNNRIKDYTFSWEDVLNFDGETGPYVQYSCARANRIVERAEGELGMKPCADVDFSLLTGEEEKNLVRVLYDFPQVIQQAKERKEPSLITRHTAEIAKAFNKFYHQSPVFQASTPALSAARLALTAATATVIRVGLQLLGIHAPERM; this is translated from the coding sequence ATGAGAAACTTTAAGAGAGAAATTGCGGAGACCCTTGCCCGTTTGGAATTGGGTTTGGGTGCCGGGCAAATCGAAGAAGCGTTGGAAACGCCGCCGTCGCGTGAATTGGGGGATTACGCGTTTCCCTGTTTTCCTTTGGCGCGCACATTGCGGAAAAATCCGGCAATTATTGCACAGGAGATTGCACAAGCAATCGATGCCGATTTTTTAGAAAAAGTCGAAACCAAGGGTGCGTATTTGAATTTTTTCATCAGTCCAGCTGCGATTGCCGAGACGACACTGACCGAAGTATTCCGGCGTCAAAATCGCTACGGTGCGACTGAGCAGGGGCGCGGACAGCATGTTTGCATCGAGTTTTCCTCGACGAATATCGCCAAGCCATTCCATATCGGGCATATCCGGTCGACGGTGCAGGGCGATGCACTGGCTGCAATTTACGAATTTTTGGGCTATGAAACGGTACGCATCAATTATTTGGGTGACTACGGTACGCAATTCGGGATGTTGATTCGGGCCTTCCAACGCTGGGGCGATGAAACGGCATTGTCCGCCGATCCCATCGCAAACTTGTTGGCGCTCTATGTGCGCTATAACGAGGAGATGGGAAAAGATCCGGCTTTGCGCGAAGAGGCGCGGGCCAGTTTCGCCGCACTGGAACGCGGAGAAGAAACGGAGATGGCGTTGTGGAAGCGCTTCAAAGAACTCAGTTTACAGGAGTTTCAGCGAATCTATGAACTGTTGGAAATCCGTTTTGACAGTTGGGACGGCGAATATTTTCATTCGCAATTTATTCCACAGGTTCTGGAGGAACTACGTGAGAAGAACCTGCTGATTGAAGACGACGGGGCGATGATCGTACCGTTGAGCGAGGACATTCCTCCGGCGATGATTCTTAAAAGCAACGGCACTTCAACCTACCTTGTGCGCGATATTGCAACGGCACTCTATCGCAAACGCACGTACGATTTTGTGGAAAGCATCTATGTCGTAGGAACACAGCAGAGCTTGCATTTTCGTCAATTGAAAGAAGTGCTTGCGAAAATGGGTCATACCTGGGCAAAAGAAGTTCACCATGTCGGGTTCGGCATGATTTCGCTGCAAGAGGGTTCAATGTCGACGCGTTCGGGACGCGTGGTGTTTTTGGAAGACGTATTAAACCAGGCGATTGAAAAGACGGCGGAAATTATGGCGGCGCGCAATCCCGATTTAGAAAATCGCGCGCAAGTGGCGCGCGAAGTCGGCATCGGCGCGGTGAAATTCCAGGAGCTTTATAACAATCGAATCAAAGATTACACGTTCTCTTGGGAGGATGTATTGAATTTTGACGGAGAAACCGGCCCCTATGTGCAGTATAGCTGTGCGCGGGCAAATCGCATCGTCGAGCGCGCAGAAGGCGAGCTTGGAATGAAACCCTGTGCCGACGTCGATTTTTCGCTTCTGACCGGAGAGGAAGAAAAGAATTTGGTTCGCGTCCTTTACGATTTTCCCCAGGTGATCCAACAGGCGAAGGAGCGCAAGGAGCCTTCTTTGATCACGCGCCACACGGCGGAGATCGCGAAGGCATTTAACAAGTTTTATCACCAGTCACCGGTGTTTCAGGCGTCTACGCCGGCGCTATCCGCGGCGCGCTTGGCGTTGACGGCGGCAACGGCTACAGTGATCCGCGTGGGATTGCAATTGTTGGGCATTCACGCACCGGAGCGAATGTGA
- a CDS encoding ABC transporter substrate-binding protein, with amino-acid sequence MHQRGRAIGIWMAFILMLTACGGGQGASSTGDAGSSGGSEETSAQSEVSSEAAGDVSSTVNMTDENTMVVGAPSFTGMMMAGIGGSANDEDFWYLLGTHSRNDLSYATIYTNEAAEFLDNPTVNAETPKRVENADGSVTYTFVINSNLVWNDGQPITAKDYVLTALYISGPEWAALGAMNGNWWSMLLGYDAYHTGADKIFAGLRVLSDNSFSVTMDPAYVPYFYERKIVSLFPSPMHRFVPNLDIEDSENGVRFVTKAGYEVTEEDKQNLLDGQKNRVESAKQGFETQKAAVDEDGKPYYDGKAFDALAPKLDALSEEERTQALTDGKLADGTEIGNLGSLYTSYRAWKDEEDLLAQYESGVDAMDPTELLLKENLLDVSQNYCFKPDVTCGPYSFVSNENKMLKVTLNDKFVGNAEGKKPTIPNIIMQEINQDLRVDLLQAGTIDLNTAETTAEKINRAKEIHDADGSIDFVYYNRSGYGQISIVCDQGATKYQGVRQAIAYSIDRESFVQSICGGYGTVVQGAYGLDMWEWQEKGEELEGKLINYTQNPDKANEALDTTPYKYEKDGTTPFDPQKAADAYNNDKENFDYYRYDADGNELIVYHEGSQGIEVSDLINAELPDAAKLCGMKYLVNITEFSTLLTHYYTPDPSDLQAPTAFNLATNFEAGTDPYEDWHSSQIGSANVSRISDPEMDAILEKLHRTDPSKPEEWTDLWAQYQLRWNELLPEIPLYSNLYYDMFTKRVKGLETSAYWNWACDICDIYLEN; translated from the coding sequence ATGCATCAAAGAGGAAGAGCAATCGGAATATGGATGGCATTTATCCTGATGCTCACCGCCTGTGGCGGTGGACAGGGGGCGTCATCCACGGGAGATGCCGGCAGTTCCGGCGGATCGGAAGAGACTTCCGCACAGTCTGAAGTCTCCAGCGAAGCGGCGGGAGATGTTTCCAGCACCGTGAACATGACCGATGAAAATACCATGGTGGTCGGAGCGCCGTCCTTTACGGGGATGATGATGGCAGGCATTGGAGGGTCCGCGAACGATGAGGATTTCTGGTATCTGTTGGGCACGCATAGCCGCAATGATTTGAGTTATGCGACGATTTATACCAATGAAGCGGCGGAGTTTCTCGACAATCCGACGGTGAATGCGGAAACGCCAAAACGTGTGGAAAATGCCGACGGGTCGGTGACCTATACCTTTGTGATCAATTCCAACCTTGTTTGGAACGATGGACAACCCATCACCGCAAAGGATTACGTATTGACCGCACTGTACATATCCGGACCGGAATGGGCGGCGCTCGGCGCGATGAACGGAAATTGGTGGTCGATGCTGCTCGGTTACGACGCGTATCACACGGGTGCGGATAAAATCTTTGCCGGACTTCGTGTATTGAGCGACAACTCGTTTTCCGTGACGATGGATCCCGCCTATGTGCCGTATTTTTACGAGCGGAAAATCGTCAGCCTCTTTCCGAGTCCGATGCACCGCTTTGTACCGAATCTCGACATTGAAGACAGCGAAAACGGCGTGCGCTTTGTCACAAAAGCGGGCTATGAGGTAACGGAAGAAGATAAACAGAATCTGTTGGATGGGCAGAAAAATCGCGTGGAGTCGGCAAAGCAGGGTTTTGAAACGCAAAAAGCCGCCGTCGATGAGGACGGCAAGCCGTACTACGACGGAAAGGCATTTGACGCGCTTGCCCCCAAACTCGATGCCCTGAGCGAAGAAGAGCGGACGCAGGCGTTGACCGACGGGAAACTCGCTGATGGAACGGAAATCGGCAATTTGGGGTCGCTGTACACGTCCTACCGCGCCTGGAAAGACGAGGAAGACCTGCTGGCGCAGTACGAGAGCGGAGTGGATGCGATGGATCCGACGGAATTGCTTTTGAAAGAGAATTTGTTGGATGTCTCGCAAAACTACTGCTTCAAGCCGGATGTCACTTGTGGTCCGTATTCCTTTGTTTCCAATGAAAACAAAATGCTCAAAGTGACATTGAACGACAAATTCGTCGGCAATGCGGAGGGAAAGAAACCGACCATCCCCAATATCATCATGCAGGAGATCAACCAGGATCTGCGCGTCGATCTGCTGCAGGCGGGGACCATTGACCTCAATACCGCAGAAACGACGGCGGAAAAAATCAACCGCGCCAAAGAAATTCACGATGCAGACGGATCCATTGACTTTGTCTATTACAACCGCAGCGGTTATGGACAGATTTCCATCGTCTGCGATCAGGGGGCCACGAAGTATCAGGGCGTCCGCCAGGCCATTGCTTATTCCATCGATCGAGAGTCCTTTGTACAGTCGATTTGCGGCGGATACGGGACGGTGGTACAGGGTGCTTATGGTCTGGATATGTGGGAATGGCAGGAAAAGGGCGAGGAGTTAGAGGGAAAGCTGATCAACTATACGCAGAACCCGGACAAGGCAAACGAAGCCCTCGATACGACGCCGTATAAATATGAAAAAGATGGTACAACCCCCTTTGACCCGCAAAAGGCGGCGGATGCGTATAACAATGACAAGGAAAATTTCGATTACTATCGCTATGATGCTGACGGCAATGAGCTGATTGTGTACCACGAAGGTTCGCAGGGCATTGAAGTCTCGGATCTGATCAACGCAGAGCTGCCGGACGCGGCAAAACTGTGCGGGATGAAATATCTGGTGAATATTACAGAATTTTCGACCCTGTTGACGCACTACTACACGCCGGATCCTTCCGATCTGCAGGCACCGACGGCGTTTAACTTAGCCACGAATTTTGAAGCGGGGACCGATCCCTATGAGGATTGGCATTCATCCCAAATCGGAAGTGCAAACGTCAGTCGCATCAGCGATCCGGAGATGGATGCGATTCTTGAAAAGCTGCATCGCACCGATCCTTCCAAGCCGGAGGAGTGGACGGATCTTTGGGCACAGTATCAACTGCGCTGGAACGAGTTGCTTCCGGAAATCCCCCTGTACAGCAATTTGTATTATGATATGTTTACAAAGCGTGTGAAGGGTCTGGAAACCAGCGCATATTGGAATTGGGCCTGCGATATTTGTGACATCTACCTGGAGAATTAA